The DNA sequence CCCACCGGGGGGTCGACATCTGCCAGACCGAAGAGGTCTGGCTGCGCCGGGGAGTGCGAGTCAATCCGGGCCGCAGGCACCGCAAGCGGGGAGGGAGTATCTTTCTCCCCTCGCTGGAGCTCTGCCTCGTAAGTCCGTCGGCGGTCATGCTGCGCCGACAGGTATTCTGGCAGGTGGGCGGCTTTGATGAGACCCTGCCGGCCTGTGAAGATTATGACCTCTGGCTGCGGTTGGCCTGGCGGGTTGACGTGAACCTGATTCCCGAGCCTTTGGTGGTCAAGCGGGGAGGACGCCCTGATCAACTATCCCGCCAATGGGGGTTGGATCGTTTCCGGGTGCAAGCCCTGTTGAAGCTGATGGGCGACGCCGATCTGCCGGAGCACTACCGGACCAGGGTCAGAGATACCCTGACAGCTAAGGCGACGGTCTACGCCCAGGGTTGCGCCAGGCGGGGGAAGTCCGCCGAAGCCGATTATTATTATCGGTTGGCCGAATGGGCGAGGGAAGCAGCCGTAAATACCCCTTCAACCCCGTTCGGGTTGACAGGTGAAGAATGGGAGCCTTGTTCAAGCCATGCTCATTGCGGCCGACAATCTCAACGTTTTGAACCCGGTGGTGGCTGAGGCTCTTGAACGGTTAGATAAACGACCCTTACAGGAACTAGTGCGCCGGTTGGATCAGACCGGCATCGATCTCCTCGATCTCAATCCGGGGTATCTCTCGCTCCGAAACGAAGACCGGATGACCTTTCTGGTAGAGACGGTTCAGGAGGTGAGCCGCACCCGCTTGATGTTGGATAGCCCCCACGCTCGGATCTTACAGAGGGGCCTGGCCGCGTGCGAACGGCCGCCTGTTCTCAACGCCTTGACCCTGGAGGAGGAAAAGCTCAGAAAAATTTTGCCGCTGGCGGCGGCGGCCCGGACCGATCTGGTACTGTTACTCTTGGACGAACGTTCCATGACGCCGCCGACCCTGGAGGAGAAGATCCTGTTGGCGCTGCGCCTTCGGGAAGCAGCCCTAAGCGCCGGACTGGAGCCGACGCGGCTGATTTTCGATCCGGTGCTGCCCAACCTGAGCTGGCCGGACGCCTTTGATCAGACTGCGGCGGTGGTCAAAACCGTCCGTTTGCTGGCCAGCGGCGCCATTTTGGGAGAGCCGGGCCGCACCATGGCGGGACTTTCCAATCTGCGCAGCGGCCTCCGCCAAATGTATCCGCTAGAGGTAGAAATAACCTGCCTCAGCCTCCTGGCGGGCGCCGGTCTGCATATCGCTCTGTTGGACGCCTTGCAGCCCGATCTATGGCGACGGGTGCATCTGGTGCAACAGCTACAGCCGGGTGAGTGAGACGGTTTTAGGTTTTTGGCTTAGAGATTCTATGCCTTTTTCCTCTGATCCTCTTGCCCTGTTGGGGAAGAGGGTTAGGATAGGGCTAATATATAATAAATTGTATCCTTTGGTTATGAATATCTGCCCTCTTATTTGTGGATGACGTCAAGAATCTACCTGGAGGTATCGCCGTGGACGTTTATGAAACTATCAAAAACCGCCGCAGCCACCGGATGTATAAGCCCGATCC is a window from the Desulfobacca acetoxidans DSM 11109 genome containing:
- a CDS encoding glycosyltransferase family 2 protein; its protein translation is MMPAPLVSVIIPTYNRADVVGEAINSVLAQTCRDFELIVVDDGSEDGTAAILAHYQDRIRIIRQARRQGVSTSRNTGARQAGGEWLAFLDSDDLWLPRKLEVQLAFIGAHRGVDICQTEEVWLRRGVRVNPGRRHRKRGGSIFLPSLELCLVSPSAVMLRRQVFWQVGGFDETLPACEDYDLWLRLAWRVDVNLIPEPLVVKRGGRPDQLSRQWGLDRFRVQALLKLMGDADLPEHYRTRVRDTLTAKATVYAQGCARRGKSAEADYYYRLAEWAREAAVNTPSTPFGLTGEEWEPCSSHAHCGRQSQRFEPGGG
- a CDS encoding dihydropteroate synthase produces the protein MLIAADNLNVLNPVVAEALERLDKRPLQELVRRLDQTGIDLLDLNPGYLSLRNEDRMTFLVETVQEVSRTRLMLDSPHARILQRGLAACERPPVLNALTLEEEKLRKILPLAAAARTDLVLLLLDERSMTPPTLEEKILLALRLREAALSAGLEPTRLIFDPVLPNLSWPDAFDQTAAVVKTVRLLASGAILGEPGRTMAGLSNLRSGLRQMYPLEVEITCLSLLAGAGLHIALLDALQPDLWRRVHLVQQLQPGE